The following are encoded together in the Scomber scombrus chromosome 7, fScoSco1.1, whole genome shotgun sequence genome:
- the mfap5 gene encoding microfibril associated protein 5, translating to MGCLPVVLLLCSFQALTAVAQAQQTEVTEAPLPANCREEMYPCTRMYSVHRPIKRCIGGLCLYSLPRVYVINNEICVRTVCQQDEYLKAELCRELSGWPRRVERSSTKRRCGNRRSNPKTWANKAKDGSVTTSDDGAL from the exons ATGGGCTGCCTTCCAGTGGTCCTGCTTCTCTGCAGTTTCCAAG CACTCACCGCTGTAGCCCAAGCCCAGCAGACGG AGGTCACTGAGGCACCCCTGCCAGCCA ACTGCAGGGAGGAGATGTATCCTTGCACCAGGATGTACTCGGTTCATCGGCCCATTAAGAGGTGTATTGGTGGGCTTTGCCTCTACAG CCTTCCTCGGGTTTATGTGATCAACAATGAGATCTGCGTGAGGACAGTGTGCCAACAAGACGAGTATCTGAAAG CTGAACTGTGCAGAGAGTTGTCAGGGTGGCCCAGGCGTGTTGAGAGGTCATCTACAAAGAGACGGTGTGGCAATCGCCGTAGCAACCCCAAAACCTGGGCAAACAAGGCCAAGGATGGCAGCGTGACCACCAGTGATGATGGAGCCCTTTAG
- the LOC133982975 gene encoding adaptin ear-binding coat-associated protein 1-like gives MATEGQIEYESVLCVKPEVNVYRIPPRASNRAIRAADWKLDAPDWTGRMRVTARGKVAYVKLEDKISGELFAQAPVDEYPGIVVETVSDSSRYFVLRIQDDNGRSAFIGIGFGDRGDAFDFNVALQDHFKWVKQEDELIKQAQAPDTTPKLDLGFKEGQTITLNIGQSKKKDRTRPQSSGGFGLLPPPPGGKLAPPPSSRSNNHNPQPSAGGSDTGCLLDLDSSNSNSVAPSNPTTTASSDLWGDFDSVSPK, from the exons ATGGCGACCGAGGGTCAGATCGAGTACGAGTCGGTCCTCTGTGTCAAACCTGAAGTCAACGTTTACCGTATCCCACCGAGAGCATCCAACAGGGCGATCAG ggCTGCCGATTGGAAGCTGGATGCTCCTGACTGGACGGGACGCATGCGTGTGACGGCCCGGGGCAAAGTGGCCTATGTGAAATTGGAAGACAAAATCTCTG GGGAGCTCTTTGCCCAGGCACCGGTGGATGAGTATCCCGGCATCGTAGTGGAAACAGTGAGCGACTCAAGCCGATACTTTGTGCTCCGCATCCAGGATGACAACG GCCGCAGTGCATTCATAGGTATTGGGTTTGGAGACCGAGGCGATGCCTTTGACTTCAATGTTGCACTGCAGGACCACTTCAA GTGGGTGAAACAGGAAGATGAATTAATCAAGCAGGCGCAGGCACCAGACACCACTCCTAAACTGGACCTGGGCTTCAAAGAAGGACAGACCATCACTCTCAATATTGGG CaatcaaaaaagaaagacaggactCGTCCACAGAGTTCAGGTGGCTTTGGGCTCCTTCCACCGCCTCCTGGAGGCAAGCTTGCCCCGCCTCCTTCATCCAGATCTAACAATCATAACCCACAGCCGTCTGCAGGAGGAAGTGACACTG GTTGTTTGCTCGACCTGGACTCCAGCAACTCAAACTCAGTGGCTCCATCCAACCCCACCACCACAGCCAGCTCCGACCTGTGGGGAGATTTTGACTCTGTATCCCCGAAGTGA
- the aicda gene encoding single-stranded DNA cytosine deaminase, translated as MITKLDSVLLPRKKFIYHYKNVRWARGRHETYLCFVVKRRVGPDSLSFDFGHLRNRSGCHVELLFLRYLGALCPGVWGYGNTGQRLSYSITWFCSWSPCANCSLRLAQFLSQLPNVRLRIFVSRLYFCDMEDSREREGLRLLKNAGVQITVMSYKDFFYCWQTFVARKQSNFKAWEELNRNSVRLTRKLNRILQPCETDDLRDAFKLLGL; from the exons ATGATTACAAAACTAGACAG TGTGCTTTTACCCCGGAAAAAGTTCATTTACCATTACAAGAACGTCCGGTGGGCAAGGGGCCGACATGAAACATACCTCTGCTTTGTAGTGAAGAGACGAGTGGGGCCAGATTCCCTATCCTTTGACTTTGGACACCTCCGCAATCGCAGTGGCTGCCATGTAGAG CTGCTGTTCCTGCGTTATCTGGGAGCCTTGTGCCCTGGTGTGTGGGGGTATGGAAATACTGGACAGAGACTCAGTTACTCCATCACCTGGTTCTGCTCCTGGTCTCCATGTGCCAACTGCTCCCTCAGACTGGCCCAGTTCCTCAGCCAGCTGCCCAATGTTCGCCTTAGGATCTTTGTATCCCGCCTCTACTTCTGCGACATGGAGGACAGCCGCGAGAGAGAGGGCCTGAGACTGCTGAAAAACGCTGGCGTGCAAATCACAGTCATGAGTTACAAAG ACTTTTTCTACTGCTGGCAGACCTTTGTAGCTCGTAAGCAGAGCAACTTCAAGGCCTGGGAAGAGCTGAACCGAAACTCTGTTCGCCTGACAAGAAAACTCAACCGCATCCTTCAG ccCTGTGAGACAGACGATTTAAGAGATGCCTTCAAGCTTCTTGGGCTGTGA